One Cupriavidus taiwanensis LMG 19424 DNA segment encodes these proteins:
- a CDS encoding nuclear transport factor 2 family protein, translating to MTDMKSLAERLDRLEAAHAIRALKLRYLRACDDKDPEAMRACFVAEGAHIHYDRIGTFAGRDALVQCFAELACRPTLREMHFAGQGDIRVREDGTAEGSWDLAYLALDDASGSRTFLTGRYLDVYVRVEGAWVIRSTVFTTGLLSAGAG from the coding sequence ATGACGGACATGAAGTCGCTTGCCGAACGGCTGGACCGGCTCGAGGCCGCCCATGCGATCCGTGCGCTCAAGCTGCGCTATTTGCGCGCCTGCGACGACAAGGACCCCGAGGCCATGCGGGCGTGCTTTGTCGCCGAGGGAGCGCATATCCACTATGACCGGATCGGGACCTTTGCGGGACGCGATGCGCTGGTGCAGTGCTTTGCAGAGCTGGCCTGCCGGCCTACGCTGCGGGAGATGCATTTTGCGGGGCAGGGGGATATTCGCGTGCGGGAGGATGGCACGGCGGAGGGCAGCTGGGATCTGGCTTACCTGGCGCTGGATGATGCCAGTGGGTCGCGGACTTTCCTGACGGGGCGATATTTGGATGTGTATGTGAGGGTGGAAGGGGCCTGGGTGATCCGGTCGACCGTGTTCACGACGGGGTTGTTGTCTGCGGGGGCTGGCTGA
- a CDS encoding SDR family NAD(P)-dependent oxidoreductase: protein MTESGQARVAVVTGASRGAGHGIALALGAAGATVYVTGRTEQEGSAPLPGTIHATAREIDALGGRGIAVACDHGDDAQVAALFRRVREEAGRLDILVNNATFLHDQLIHPGPFWRKPLEMAGILDVGLRSGYIASWHAAPVMAAQGRGLIVFTSSFGANCYMHGPAYGAQKAGIDKFAHDMAVDLRPYGVAAVSLWMGPLRTARTLRVWEAHPDKYAAFAPVAETPEFTGRIIDALYRDPALMDKSGQVLIGAEAALAYGIVDADGVQPPSYRQALGGPPAVHPAIVE, encoded by the coding sequence ATGACGGAATCAGGACAAGCCCGCGTCGCCGTGGTCACCGGCGCATCGCGCGGCGCGGGCCACGGCATTGCGCTGGCGCTGGGTGCGGCGGGCGCCACGGTGTATGTCACCGGCCGCACCGAACAGGAGGGCAGCGCGCCGCTGCCCGGCACCATCCACGCCACCGCGCGCGAGATCGATGCGCTGGGCGGGCGCGGCATCGCGGTCGCCTGCGACCACGGCGACGACGCCCAGGTCGCGGCCCTGTTCCGCCGCGTGCGCGAAGAGGCCGGACGGCTGGACATCCTGGTCAACAACGCGACCTTCCTGCATGACCAGCTGATCCATCCGGGGCCGTTCTGGCGGAAGCCGCTGGAGATGGCGGGCATTCTCGACGTGGGGCTGCGTTCCGGCTATATCGCCAGCTGGCACGCCGCGCCGGTGATGGCCGCTCAAGGGCGGGGGCTGATCGTGTTCACCTCGTCCTTCGGCGCCAACTGCTACATGCATGGGCCGGCCTACGGCGCGCAGAAAGCTGGCATCGACAAGTTCGCGCACGACATGGCGGTGGACCTGCGGCCGTACGGCGTGGCCGCGGTATCGCTGTGGATGGGGCCGCTGCGCACCGCGCGCACGCTGCGGGTATGGGAAGCGCATCCGGACAAGTACGCGGCGTTCGCGCCGGTGGCGGAGACGCCGGAATTCACCGGGCGCATCATCGACGCGCTGTATCGGGATCCGGCGTTGATGGACAAGTCCGGGCAGGTGCTGATCGGGGCGGAGGCGGCGCTGGCCTATGGCATCGTCGATGCGGATGGCGTGCAGCCGCCGTCGTACCGGCAGGCGCTGGGCGGGCCGCCGGCGGTGCATCCGGCGATTGTGGAATAG
- a CDS encoding SDR family oxidoreductase, protein MSRRTEGKIAIVTGAASGVGKEDALLLAREGARVVLTDVNEEAGHALAREIGETALFVPHDIASEAGWQQVMARTEQRFGAPSVLVNNAAILMLGTVEETTLEQWQRVMRINADGYFLGCKYGVAAMKAGGGSIVNMSSVAALGGMGAFCAYSASKGAVAALTRAVAGHCKQSGYRIRCNSIHPDGILTPMTAAFLPGGAAALPEEVGGAEPMQRMCHPRDVANLVLFLASDESRFINGAELRIDNAQTIMGVA, encoded by the coding sequence ATGAGCCGACGTACTGAAGGAAAGATCGCCATCGTCACCGGGGCCGCCAGCGGCGTCGGCAAGGAAGACGCCTTGCTGCTGGCGCGCGAGGGCGCGCGCGTGGTGCTGACCGACGTCAACGAGGAGGCGGGCCACGCGCTGGCGCGCGAGATCGGCGAGACCGCGCTGTTCGTGCCGCACGACATCGCCAGCGAAGCCGGCTGGCAGCAGGTGATGGCGCGCACCGAGCAGCGCTTCGGCGCGCCAAGCGTGCTGGTCAACAACGCCGCCATCCTGATGCTGGGCACGGTCGAGGAGACCACGCTGGAGCAATGGCAGCGCGTGATGCGCATCAACGCCGACGGCTACTTCCTGGGCTGCAAGTACGGCGTGGCCGCGATGAAGGCGGGTGGCGGCAGCATCGTCAATATGTCGTCGGTGGCGGCACTCGGCGGCATGGGCGCGTTCTGCGCCTACAGTGCCAGCAAGGGCGCGGTGGCGGCGCTGACGCGCGCCGTGGCGGGCCATTGCAAGCAGAGCGGCTACCGCATCCGCTGCAATTCGATCCACCCCGACGGCATCCTGACGCCGATGACCGCGGCCTTCCTGCCCGGCGGCGCGGCCGCCCTGCCGGAGGAAGTCGGCGGCGCCGAGCCGATGCAGCGCATGTGCCATCCGCGCGACGTGGCCAACCTGGTGCTGTTTCTGGCGTCGGACGAATCGCGCTTTATCAACGGCGCGGAACTGCGCATCGACAACGCCCAGACCATCATGGGCGTGGCCTGA
- a CDS encoding ferredoxin--NADP reductase: protein MAPVQFHRLQIAEVVAETDQAHSLVFALPDGLRETFAYRPGQFLTLRVPVDGVPLQRCYSLSSTPGVDGALRVTVKRVQSGRVSNWICDHLGAGDTVEAMPPAGVFTPPALHGDFLLLAGGSGITPVLSIAKAALRHGRGAVTLVYANRDERSIIFREALAELARSHPGRLRVIHWLDSVQGPPTQRQIEELVRPWSLAQCFVCGPGPFMDGAQAALQALGVPRGQLHVERFVSLPDAPAAAAPATVAAPDAGRAAPAMRGAALTVQLDGATHQVSVAPDETVLDALQRAGVAAPSSCRAGLCGACMCQVTQGDVTLGDNHVLDGADLEAGWTLACQARPASGEIHLKFPD from the coding sequence ATGGCGCCAGTGCAATTCCATCGGCTGCAGATTGCCGAAGTGGTCGCGGAGACGGACCAGGCGCATTCGCTGGTCTTCGCGCTGCCGGACGGGCTGCGCGAGACCTTTGCCTACCGCCCGGGGCAGTTCCTGACCTTGCGCGTGCCCGTCGACGGCGTGCCGCTGCAGCGCTGCTATTCGCTGTCCAGCACGCCGGGCGTGGACGGCGCGCTGCGCGTGACGGTCAAGCGCGTGCAGAGCGGGCGCGTGTCCAACTGGATCTGCGACCATCTCGGTGCCGGCGACACGGTCGAGGCGATGCCGCCCGCCGGCGTGTTCACGCCGCCCGCGCTGCATGGCGATTTCCTGCTGCTGGCCGGCGGCAGCGGCATCACGCCGGTGCTGTCGATCGCCAAGGCGGCGTTGCGACACGGGCGTGGCGCGGTCACGCTGGTGTATGCCAACCGCGATGAGCGTTCCATCATCTTTCGCGAGGCGCTGGCGGAACTGGCGCGCAGCCATCCCGGCCGCCTGCGCGTGATCCACTGGCTCGACAGCGTGCAGGGTCCGCCCACGCAGCGCCAGATCGAAGAGCTGGTGCGGCCGTGGAGCCTGGCGCAGTGCTTCGTGTGCGGGCCCGGGCCGTTCATGGACGGCGCCCAGGCCGCGCTGCAGGCGCTGGGCGTGCCGCGCGGCCAGCTGCACGTGGAGCGCTTCGTGTCGCTGCCCGATGCCCCGGCGGCAGCGGCGCCGGCCACCGTGGCTGCGCCAGACGCCGGCCGGGCCGCGCCCGCGATGCGCGGCGCGGCCCTCACCGTGCAGCTGGACGGCGCCACCCATCAGGTCAGCGTGGCGCCCGACGAAACCGTGCTCGACGCGCTGCAGCGTGCCGGCGTGGCCGCGCCCAGCTCATGCCGCGCCGGCCTGTGCGGCGCCTGCATGTGCCAGGTAACGCAGGGCGACGTGACGCTCGGCGACAACCACGTGCTCGACGGCGCCGACCTGGAAGCCGGCTGGACCCTGGCCTGCCAGGCGCGTCCGGCCAGCGGCGAGATCCACCTGAAGTTCCCGGATTGA
- a CDS encoding FadD3 family acyl-CoA ligase — protein sequence MTPSDTLDAIVAPAGIEAAANDSIAETIPELLRRAASRHGERIAIQEDGLRLTYAALDAGRIQAGRALMALGVQPGDRVAVWAPNFSEWIIAALATHSVGAALVPLNTRMKGAEAGAVLADSGARLLFCVDGFLGESYPRMLAPHRPGTLERLVILRPGQGRAAGADELTWEDFIALAPRTDIAAFAAREAGVRGDTPMDIMFTSGTTGRPKGVMTAHAQNLRAIDSWAAITGVRAGDRYLIVNPFFHTFGYKAGWLAALSRGATVLPHLVFDAEAVMTRVENEGITVLPGPPTLYQTLLNAPRLREFDLSSLRVAVTGASAIAPALIQRMRDELGFDTIITGYGLTESCGFATLTRAGDDAETVAGTSGRAMPGIEIRCIDAHGETVATGEPGEVLVRGYNVMQGYFGLPEATAETIDSDGWLHTGDVGTLDARGYLRITDRIKDMFIVGGFNCYPAEVEKLLVAHPAVAQVAVVGMPHERLGEVGRAYVVLRHGARVDADTLIAWARRHMANYKVPREVLFVSSLPVSAAGKVLKYQLRAS from the coding sequence ATGACTCCATCTGACACCCTCGACGCCATTGTGGCACCGGCCGGCATCGAAGCCGCGGCCAACGACAGCATTGCCGAGACTATTCCCGAGTTGCTGCGGCGCGCCGCCAGCCGCCACGGCGAGCGCATCGCCATCCAGGAGGACGGGCTGCGCCTGACCTACGCCGCGCTCGACGCCGGCCGGATCCAGGCGGGCCGTGCGCTGATGGCGCTGGGCGTGCAGCCCGGCGACCGCGTCGCGGTGTGGGCGCCCAACTTCTCCGAGTGGATCATCGCGGCGCTGGCCACCCACAGCGTGGGGGCGGCGCTGGTGCCGCTGAATACGCGCATGAAAGGGGCCGAAGCCGGCGCGGTGCTGGCCGACAGCGGCGCGCGCCTGCTGTTCTGCGTCGACGGCTTCCTCGGTGAAAGCTATCCGCGGATGCTGGCGCCGCACCGCCCGGGAACGCTGGAGCGGCTGGTGATCCTGCGGCCGGGGCAGGGCCGGGCCGCCGGCGCCGACGAACTGACGTGGGAAGACTTCATCGCGCTGGCGCCGCGCACCGACATCGCGGCGTTTGCCGCGCGCGAGGCCGGCGTGCGCGGCGACACGCCGATGGACATCATGTTCACCTCGGGCACCACCGGCCGGCCCAAGGGCGTGATGACGGCGCATGCGCAGAACCTGCGCGCCATCGACAGCTGGGCCGCCATCACCGGCGTGCGGGCTGGGGACCGCTACCTGATCGTCAATCCGTTCTTCCATACCTTCGGCTACAAGGCCGGATGGCTGGCGGCGCTGTCGCGCGGGGCCACGGTGCTGCCCCATCTGGTGTTCGACGCCGAGGCCGTGATGACCCGCGTGGAGAACGAAGGCATTACGGTGCTGCCCGGCCCGCCGACGCTGTACCAGACGCTGCTGAACGCACCGCGGCTGCGTGAATTCGACCTGTCATCGCTGCGCGTGGCGGTGACCGGCGCCTCGGCGATCGCGCCGGCGCTGATCCAGCGCATGCGCGACGAACTGGGCTTCGACACCATCATCACCGGCTATGGCCTGACCGAATCGTGCGGCTTTGCCACGCTGACGCGCGCCGGCGACGACGCCGAGACCGTCGCCGGCACCTCCGGGCGCGCGATGCCGGGCATCGAGATCCGTTGCATCGATGCGCACGGCGAGACCGTTGCCACCGGCGAGCCGGGCGAAGTGCTGGTGCGCGGCTACAACGTGATGCAGGGGTATTTCGGCCTGCCCGAAGCCACTGCCGAAACCATCGACAGCGACGGCTGGCTGCATACGGGCGACGTCGGCACGCTCGATGCGCGCGGCTACCTGCGCATCACCGACCGCATCAAGGACATGTTTATTGTCGGCGGCTTCAACTGCTACCCGGCGGAGGTGGAGAAGCTGCTGGTGGCGCACCCGGCGGTGGCCCAGGTGGCGGTGGTGGGCATGCCGCATGAGCGGCTGGGCGAGGTCGGCCGCGCCTACGTGGTGCTGCGCCACGGCGCGCGCGTGGACGCCGACACGCTGATCGCCTGGGCGCGCCGGCATATGGCCAACTACAAGGTGCCGCGCGAGGTGTTGTTCGTGAGTTCGCTGCCGGTCAGTGCGGCGGGCAAGGTGCTGAAGTACCAGTTGCGGGCATCGTGA